The sequence ACCGGATCATCCGGCGCCGCAAGGCGGAACTGTACTATGCCCGCAAGCGGTTCCTGCTCGCCCGCCAAACCGATCCCGGAGCAGTGCCACAACTGGAAAATATTGACAGCCCGGGTCTGGAAACCTCCGCTCTGTACCGGTTTAAATCGGGTGACAAAGGGCTGGACCGCCTGGAAATCCTGATGGTCCCTTTATTTTCGGGCAAATATGTTCACGGCAGCCAGCGTTTTGGGCTGTCTCTGGGGCGGATCGACCTTGCCAGCGGCGAACTCAACAATGTCTCCCGTCTGGCTGCCAATGCGACCCAGGCACAGCAGCTTCAAAACGATCCTCCGATCCATGCCCTCCAGGCCGCCTGGCTGGAACTGTCCTACCGCCGGGAAGGCGGTTTCAATCCTTATTTGACCCTGGGCCATACTCCCATCAATGATCTCATCACTCCCCGTCCCACCTTGCGCCTGGGTTTACAGGATCACTGGCGGAAACTCAACTGGAATGTAGAGTTGTATTCCCAGCCGGTTCGGCTCAGCCTGCTTTCCTACACGGGCTGGAAGGCTTTGGGGAAAAAATGGGGGCGGGTATTGCGCAGCGGCATTCAGACCCGCAATATTTTGAATCTGGGGGAGCACTGGAGCGTTTATCAAAATTTTGATGTCGCTTTTCTGGACGGCCGGCGCACCAAGGACAACTGGGCCATTCAGTACACTATCGCACCCGGTTACAACATCCGCCTGGCTGGATTCGATTATTTGACCCTTGGCCCCTACTTCGACTTCCAGCATTACGGCAACAACCAGAATCACTTCCGCTTGGGCCACGGCGGCTATTTCAGCCCCCAGCGCTTCTATGGCGAGGGCTTGCAGCTGAATCTTCAAACTCAGGAAGGCCGGCGATTTCTGATAGAGGGGCGCATGGCGCTGGGCATCCAGCACTTTTACGAGGCCACGGCACCGTGGTTTCCCATCGGTTGCCCTTTCGCCCGCTGCGACGGCCGTTACCCATCCAGCCGCACCACCCGATTCGCCCCGGATCTGCGTGTCCGCATGGTGGGACAGGTTAATCCGCTGGTGCAGCTGGGGGGCGGCGTTTACGCCCGCAAGAGCGGGGACTTCAGGGAAGTGGGCGTCGGCCTCTTCATCCGCCTGCTGTTCGAACCCCGGCGGGCGGTCTTCAGCAGCGACCTGCCGGCACTTCTGTTCGGCGCCATCGAATGAGAACTCCCAAACCGGCCAGAAGCAAAGCCAGCGATTCTGGCTCCGGAATGAACAGGTAATGGTTCACCTGACCGGAACAGCGGTCCGCCGAGGCATTGCCACACTTCCCCACAGGCGGGGCTTGGAGTGATCTTACAATCAGGTTGCCATCGATGTGGGCATCGTAAAAGGACAACTCCGCCCACGGCGCCAGAATGCTCCCCTTGACGCCGATATTGTGGATGCTCAGGTCTTGGGCTTCGAAAAAGTTGAACAACACCCGGCGGGTGAGACTGCCGTCGTGTCGGTCGGCCGGATTATCGGGCACCCGCAACCAGCCACCGTCCACTTTGCGGAAAAAGCCGAAATTGTCCAGCTCCGCCATGATCCCGTCCACATTGATCAACACCGTGGAGGCCAGGGGTACATCCAGCCACAGACCATAGGCACCTCCCAACCAGGAGGCATTGATGTCAAATACGTTGAGCCAGGGATCGCTACCGGCAAGATGGAGCGCCCAACCCGTTCCGGAACCGTCCCGCCAGGCGGAACCGTTGGCTGCCAGCCCGGCCCAGGCGCTGGAACGGTCGTACAGATCCTGGGTCAATGCGGTAAAGTTCAACGGCGCTCCCGCCACCGGCCGCCCGGTGGGAACGGCGGGATCGTCGGCGTAGAAGCCGACGTGCTGGATGTCAGCGGAACCGCCATAGTAGGCGTTGCCGTGATAGACGCGACCGTCGTGGAAGATGAGATCGCCGCCGACCACCAGGGTGGCGGAAAAATTGTCAGAATCGGACAACAATTGTCCGACAGCGTAATGGCTCAAGGTGGCATCGCCACCGACCGCCACCCGTCCCTCCACATCGGAATACTCCCCGATCATGTCCCCAAGCACTACCAGATTGTAACGGCCGGCGACACCGAGGGAGATGGCCTGCACCGTCAACGGCAGCAAGAACAACCAAAGCAGGCAGACGATGCGATTCATAGGATGATCACCCCTTACATGTTCGAACTGAGTCCGAGTTTTCGTTTCAGTGCCAGGGCATTTTTCACCGCATAGGCACATGCGTCGTTGTCAAAAAACAGGCAAACCTTATGCCCTTCTCCATGGACCCAGCGGCGAACCCGCCCCGCCCACGCCTCCAGCTGCGCCTCGGTATAACAACCATGATAGGCCTGCCGCGCCGGGCCGTGCAGGCGGATATAGATCAGCCTCGCGGTGACCACCATCGGAGACTGGTGCCCAGCGAGGTCGAAGAGGCAGAAAGCGGCCTGATACCTTTCCAGCAGCTGATAAATTTCCTGACAGTGCCAACTGGGATCGCGGAATTCGAAGGCGTATTCGTACCAGGGCGGCAGCAGGGCGAGGAATTCGGCCAGGCGGCGGGGATTGACATGCCAGCGCGGCGGCAGCTGGAACAGGATCGGGCCCAGCCTGGCACCGAAGGCGTCGGCCACGTCCAGAAAGGCCTGTAGCGCCGCCTCGCACTGTCTCAGCTTTTTGAGATGGGTGATGAGACGGCTGGCCTTGACGGCGAACCGGAAGCTTTCCGGCACCTGGGCGCACCACTGCCGTACCGTCTCCACTGAGGGCAGGCGGTAGAAGCTGTTGTTGACCTCGACGCAGTCGAAGTCGCGGGCATGCCAAGCCAGCCATTTGGCAGCCGGCAGGTCCTGCGGATAATAACGCCCGCGCCAATGGGGATAATGCCAGCCGGAAGTGCCGATTCTCAAGGCGTTGCGGCGCTCCGGGACTTCGGGCGCCGGATTGCCGTCGGTTTTTTTGCCGATTTTGAGGAACCTCCGCACTTTTCTTCGCGTCACAGTAGGACACGAATGCCTTCGTGCCCGCCAGCTCTTTGCCCGCTCTTTCCCTGGTACGGAATCTGCGTCCCGGAAACCGGGACGCGTGCGTCACGTCCGCTTGTCGTTTGCCTTGAGGAGGATTTCATGGGGATCTTTGACCATTACCGCGACCGTTACGAAGCCACACAGGAGGAGGAATACACGCTCCAGGAATACCTGGAAATCTGCCGCGACGATCCGTCCGCCTACGCCACCCCCGCCGAGCGCATGCTGCTGGCCATCGGCGAGCCGGAGCTGGTGGATACCCGCCTCGACCCGCGCCTGTCGCGGATTTTCGCCAACAAGGTCCTCAAGCGCTATCCCGCCTTCGACGAATTCTACGGCATGGAGGAGACTATCGAGCAGATCGTCGCCTACTTCCGCCATGCCGCCCAGGGTCTGGAGGAGGCCAAGCAGATCCTCTACCTGCTGGGACCGGTGGGCGGGGGCAAATCGTCCCTGGCGGAAAAGCTCAAGTCCCTGATGGAAAAAGTGCCTTTCTACGCCATCAAGGGCTCACCGATTCACGAAAACCCCCTCGGACTGTTCGATCCCGAAGAGGACGGCCCCATCCTCGAAGACGAATATGGGATCCCGCGCCGCTATCTCAAGCCCATCATGTCCCCCTGGGCCAGCAAGCGCCTGCACGAGTTCGGCGGCGACATCACCCGGTTCAAGGTCGTCAAGCTCTATCCTTCCATCCTCGACCAGCGCGCCATCGCCAAAACCGAACCGGGGGACGAGAACAACCAGGACATCTCCTCCCTGGTGGGCAAGGTGGACATCCGCCAGCTGGAGCACTATTCCCAGGACGACCCCGACGCCTACAGCTACTCCGGAGGCCTGTGCCGCGGCAACCGCGGGATCATGGAGTTCGTGGAGATGTTCAAGGCCCCCATCAAGGTGCTCCATCCTCTGTTGACCGCCACCCAGGAGGGCAACTACAAGGGCACCGAGGGGCTGCCGGCGATCCCCTTCGAGGGCATCATCCTGGCCCACTCCAACGAATCGGAATGGCAGCAGTTCAAGAACAACAAGAACAACGAGGCCTTCCTCGACCGCATCTACGTGGTCAAGGTGCCCTACTGCCTGCGGGTGTCGGAAGAGGTCAAGATCTACGACAAGCTGCTGCGCCACAGCTCCCTGAAGGACGCCCCCTGCGCCCCCCACACCCTGGAGATGCTGGCCCAGTTCGCGGTGCTGTCGCGCCTGAAGGAGCCGGAGAACTCCAGCATCTACTCCAAGATTCGGGTCTATGACGGCGAGAACCTCAAGGACACCGATCCCTGCGCCAAGTCCTACCAGGAATACAGGGATTTCGCCGGCGTCGACGAGGGCATGGAGGGACTTTCCACCCGCTTCGCCTTCAAGATCCTCTCCAAGGTGTTCAACTTCGATCACAGCGAGGTGGCCGCCAATCCGGTGCATCTGCTCTACGTCCTCGAGCAGCAGATCGTCCAGGAGCAGTTCCCGCCGGAAACCGAGGAGAAATACCTGCGCTACATCAAGGAATTCCTGATCCCGCGCTACATCGACTTCATCGGCAAGGAGATCCAGACCGCCTACCTGGAATCCTATGCCGAGTACGGTCAGAACATCTTCGACCGCTACGTCACCTACGCCGATTACTGGATCCAGGATCAGGAATACCGCGATCCGGACACCGGCGAGATCTTCGACCGCCGCGCCCTCAACGAGGAACTGGAGAAAATCGAAAAACCCGCCGGCATCTCCAATCCCAAGGACTTCCGCAACGAGGTGGTCAACTTCGTGCTGCGGGCCCGGGCCAAGAACGGCGGCCAGAATCCCTCCTGGACCAGCTACGAAAAGCTGCGGCGGGTGATCGAGAAGAAGATGTTCGCCAACACCGAGGAACTGCTGCCGGTGATCTCCTTCAACGCCAAGGCCTCGGCGGAGGACAAGAAAAAGCACGAGGACTTCGTCAACCGCATGGTGGAGAAGGGCTACACTCCGAAACAGGTGCGGCTGCTGTGCGAATGGTACCTGCGGGTGAGAAAATCCACTTGAGGCGATGTGGTTCGAGATCCTCGGCGACATCCAAGGCGTCGAAACCTTCGCCAGTGGCCGAGGCATTCGGGAACCGGCCCGCCTGCAGAAGGTTTATGGCCGCGGCAACTGGCGCAAGCGCAAGGGGGTCGCCGAGATCCGCCTTCCCGATGGCACGGTGAGATTGGCGGAAATCCACTGGTACGAAGCCAGCGGCATCGGCAGAAGAGAGTTCAAAATCAAACGTTTTCTGGACTGAACATCATGAACGATACCCGTTTCGTCCTCTGCATCGACAATTCCGCTTACCCGGCGGCCCTGGAAAAGCGCAAGGTCTATCAGGTCGTCCCCGACCCGGAGGCACAGCGGCACCATTGCCTGCGGGTCGTGGATGAGTCGGGTGAGGATTACCTGTATCCGGATCCCTGTTTCGTCGCCATCGAACTACCCGAAGCGGCGGAAGCCGCCTTCGATGAGGAGGCAGCCTGACCATGTCCCAGATCATCGACCGCCGCCTCAATCCCAAGCACAAAAGCGCCGTCAACCGCCAGCGTTTTCTCAAACGTTTCCGCAGGCAGATCAGAAAGGCGGTTTCCGACGCAGTGGACGGGCGCTCGGTCACCGACACCGACAGCGGCGAACAGGTCACCATCCCAACCAAGGACCTGGCCGAGCCGGTGTTCCAGCACGGCCCCGGCGGGCGGCGCGAGATCGTCCACCCCGGCAACCGGGATTTCGTCACCGGCGACCGCATCCCCCGCCCCGAGGGCGGCGCCGGGCGCGGCAACCGGGCCAGCAACCAGGGCGAAGGCATGGACGACTTCGTCTTCGAGCTGTCGCGGGACGAGTTCCTGGAATTCTTCTTCGAGGACCTGGAGCTGCCGGACCTGGTCAAGACCAGGCTGGCCCGGGAAGTGGCCCACCAATCCGTTCCGGCCGGCTTCAGCAAGGACGGCATTCCCCCCAATTTGCACGTGATAAGATCCCTGCGCGAGGCCCACGCCCGCCGCATCGCCTTGACCGCGGGCAAGCGCCGCCGCCTTGGGGAACTGGAGGCGGAACTGGCCGCCCTCAAAGCCGAAAACGCCCCGGAAAGGGACATCGAAGCGCTGGCGCAGGAAATCGAGCTGCTCAAACGGCGCATCGCCACCGTCCCCTTCATCGACACCCTGGATCTGCGCTACCGCAACCGCATCCAGATCCCCAGGCCCACCACCCAGGCGGTGATGTTCTGCCTCATGGACGTCTCCGGCTCCATGGACCAGTACAAGAAGAGCCTGGCCAAGCGTTTCTTCCTGCTGCTGTACCTGTTCCTGTCGCGCAACTACGAACGCACCGACGTGGTCTTCATCCGTCACCACACCATCGCCAAGGAAGTGGATGAGGAGGAATTCTTCTACTCCCGCGAGACCGGCGGCACCGTGGTCTCCAGCGCCCTGGTGCTGATGCGCGACATCATCCGCGCCCGTTACCCCACCCAGGACTGGAACATCTACGCCGCCCAGGCCTCCGACGGTGACAACTGGCCGGAAGATTCGGGCAACTGCCGCCGCCTGCTGGACGAGGAAATCATGCCCTGGCTGCGGTATTACGCCTACGTGGAGATCGACAACGACTATCCGCTGGGGCTGTGGCAGGAATACGAAAAGGTGGCGCAGCGCTGGCCCAATTTCGCCATGCAGGCCATCGACTCGCCGGCGGACATCTATCCGGTGTTCCGGGAGCTGTTCCGTAAGAAGGGGGTTGATCAATGACCGCAGGTGGCCGGGGGCGGGTGAAGCCGGGTCCACAGGGACGCCGTAAATCCTTCCCTGGAGGCTCGGATCCGGCCATCCAGGCCGGGTACGCCCTGTGGCCCCGGCTCCACCCGCCCCACACTGACCTATGGAAGTTGGCATGAGTGAGCGAAAACCCCTCTCCACCGGCTCCGAGTGGACCTTCGAACTGCTGGAAAGATACGACACCGAGATCGCCCGCCTGGCGGCGGAATTCGGCCTCGACACCTATCCCAACCAGATCGAGGTCATCTCCTCGGAACAGATGATGGACGCCTACGCCAGCTGCGGCCTGCCGGTCTATTACCACCACTGGTCCTTCGGCAAGCAGTTTCTCTCCATCGAAAAGCACTACAAACGCGGGCAGATGGGGCTGGCCTACGAGCTGGTGATCAACTCCAATCCCTGCATCGCCTATCTCATGGAGGAGAACACCATGACCATGCAGGCGCTGGTGATCGCCCACGCCTGCTACGGCCACAACTCCTTCTTCAAGAACAACTACCTGTTCCGCACCTTCACCGCCGCCGACGCCATCGTCGATTATCTGGTGTTCGCCAAGAACTACATCACCGAGTGCGAGGAACGCTATGGCGAGGAAGCGGTGGAGGAGATCCTCGACGCCTGCCACGCCCTGATGAACTACGGCGTGGACCGCTACCGCAAGCCCCCGCCCCTGTCGCTGCGGGAGGAACAGCAGCGCCAGAAGGAACGGGAAGCCTACCTCCAGAGCCAGATCAACGACCTATGGCGCCTCACCGTCCCCGAAAGCCCGCGGCGGCGGGAGTTCCGCGAGGAGCGCTTCCCGCCGGAACCGGAGGAAAACCTGCTCTACTTCATCGAGAAGAACGCCCCCCTGCTGGAACCCTGGCAGCGGGAGATCGTCCGCATCGTCCGCAAGATCGCCCAGTACCTCTACCCCCAGCGCCACACCAAGGTGATGAATGAAGGCTGGGCCACCTTCTGGCACTACACCCTGTTGAACCGGCTTTACGACGAGGGGCTGGTGAGCGACGGCTTCATGCTCGAATTCCTCGAAACCCACACCGCCGTCATCGCCCAGCCTCCCTTCGACCACGACTTCTACAACGGCATCAATCCCTACGCCCTCGGGTTCGCCATGTTCCGCGACCTCAGGCGCATCTGCGAGCATCCCAGCGAAGAAGACCGGCGCTGGTTCCCGGAGATCGCCGGCAGCGACTGGCTGGAAACCCTGGACTTCGCCATGCGCAATTTCAAGGACGAAAGCTTCATCGCCCAGTACCTCTCCCCCCGGGTGATCCGCGACTTTCATCTGTTCGCCGTTCTCGACGACGACCAGGAGGAGGAGCTGGAGATCAGCGCCATCCACGACGAGGCCGGTTATCGCGCCATCCGCGAGAAACTGGCCGAACAGTACAACCTGGGCAGCCTGGAGCCGGACATCCAGGTGTGGTCGGTGGACACCCGCGGCGACCGCTCCCTCACCCTGCGCCACTTCCAGCACAACCGCCGCCCCCTGGCCGACAGCGCCGAGGAAGCGCTCAGGCACGTCCACCGCCTGTGGGGCTTCACCGTGCGCCTGGAGACGGTTGACGAGCGCGGACGGGTCAAGTGGTGCTACGAGTGCGGCTAGGCATACCAGGCGCTGGCCTTGTATAGCTCGTGGGCGTGGCGCAGCAGCACCATGATCACCGAGGCCGCCGGCAGGGCCAGCAGTACTCCGAGAAACCCGAACAGCTGGCCGCCGGCCATCACCGCGAAGATCACCGTCACCGGATTCAGGCCGATGCGGTCGCCCACCAGCAGGGGGGTCAGGATCATGCCCTCGAGCAGCTGCCCC comes from Methylomarinovum caldicuralii and encodes:
- a CDS encoding choice-of-anchor A family protein, with amino-acid sequence MNRIVCLLWLFLLPLTVQAISLGVAGRYNLVVLGDMIGEYSDVEGRVAVGGDATLSHYAVGQLLSDSDNFSATLVVGGDLIFHDGRVYHGNAYYGGSADIQHVGFYADDPAVPTGRPVAGAPLNFTALTQDLYDRSSAWAGLAANGSAWRDGSGTGWALHLAGSDPWLNVFDINASWLGGAYGLWLDVPLASTVLINVDGIMAELDNFGFFRKVDGGWLRVPDNPADRHDGSLTRRVLFNFFEAQDLSIHNIGVKGSILAPWAELSFYDAHIDGNLIVRSLQAPPVGKCGNASADRCSGQVNHYLFIPEPESLALLLAGLGVLIRWRRTEVPAGRC
- a CDS encoding SpoVR family protein, which gives rise to MSERKPLSTGSEWTFELLERYDTEIARLAAEFGLDTYPNQIEVISSEQMMDAYASCGLPVYYHHWSFGKQFLSIEKHYKRGQMGLAYELVINSNPCIAYLMEENTMTMQALVIAHACYGHNSFFKNNYLFRTFTAADAIVDYLVFAKNYITECEERYGEEAVEEILDACHALMNYGVDRYRKPPPLSLREEQQRQKEREAYLQSQINDLWRLTVPESPRRREFREERFPPEPEENLLYFIEKNAPLLEPWQREIVRIVRKIAQYLYPQRHTKVMNEGWATFWHYTLLNRLYDEGLVSDGFMLEFLETHTAVIAQPPFDHDFYNGINPYALGFAMFRDLRRICEHPSEEDRRWFPEIAGSDWLETLDFAMRNFKDESFIAQYLSPRVIRDFHLFAVLDDDQEEELEISAIHDEAGYRAIREKLAEQYNLGSLEPDIQVWSVDTRGDRSLTLRHFQHNRRPLADSAEEALRHVHRLWGFTVRLETVDERGRVKWCYECG
- a CDS encoding DUF72 domain-containing protein, coding for MTRRKVRRFLKIGKKTDGNPAPEVPERRNALRIGTSGWHYPHWRGRYYPQDLPAAKWLAWHARDFDCVEVNNSFYRLPSVETVRQWCAQVPESFRFAVKASRLITHLKKLRQCEAALQAFLDVADAFGARLGPILFQLPPRWHVNPRRLAEFLALLPPWYEYAFEFRDPSWHCQEIYQLLERYQAAFCLFDLAGHQSPMVVTARLIYIRLHGPARQAYHGCYTEAQLEAWAGRVRRWVHGEGHKVCLFFDNDACAYAVKNALALKRKLGLSSNM
- a CDS encoding cellulose synthase subunit BcsC-related outer membrane protein; this translates as MKRWITLIVIMLPLSLPAQPSAPDERILWQLFQAHKLETLARVIKEWRHNYPSWQPPPQLLQEMGRLRQRQVWQRRHRRIAAAVKKQDWPGLLQLARRYPSLFSCRHPGHLETLALAYGKAGELQRSLDSYRRLLACPSVQPEDLLQRALWQLPPPVFGQLLHDARGKLNTATWKNLHYQNQRRRLLQLHHDKNQSRLLSETKEIAETIVARRDLDLIRLLGWAAYRQQDWQAAAFWFEQGLKLAPREEELAYGLSLTYRQLGDNKRLLELASRFGRESARIRHLTGDHLLLQAWQAYQNGDYSRSRHLVQHALPWLQQSDEARYLLGWIEMKTGNPQAALQYFQPLYQDHPDRADYAEAMIQAYLDSGLEPAHLRRSPVLDRIIRRRKAELYYARKRFLLARQTDPGAVPQLENIDSPGLETSALYRFKSGDKGLDRLEILMVPLFSGKYVHGSQRFGLSLGRIDLASGELNNVSRLAANATQAQQLQNDPPIHALQAAWLELSYRREGGFNPYLTLGHTPINDLITPRPTLRLGLQDHWRKLNWNVELYSQPVRLSLLSYTGWKALGKKWGRVLRSGIQTRNILNLGEHWSVYQNFDVAFLDGRRTKDNWAIQYTIAPGYNIRLAGFDYLTLGPYFDFQHYGNNQNHFRLGHGGYFSPQRFYGEGLQLNLQTQEGRRFLIEGRMALGIQHFYEATAPWFPIGCPFARCDGRYPSSRTTRFAPDLRVRMVGQVNPLVQLGGGVYARKSGDFREVGVGLFIRLLFEPRRAVFSSDLPALLFGAIE
- a CDS encoding YeaH/YhbH family protein; its protein translation is MSQIIDRRLNPKHKSAVNRQRFLKRFRRQIRKAVSDAVDGRSVTDTDSGEQVTIPTKDLAEPVFQHGPGGRREIVHPGNRDFVTGDRIPRPEGGAGRGNRASNQGEGMDDFVFELSRDEFLEFFFEDLELPDLVKTRLAREVAHQSVPAGFSKDGIPPNLHVIRSLREAHARRIALTAGKRRRLGELEAELAALKAENAPERDIEALAQEIELLKRRIATVPFIDTLDLRYRNRIQIPRPTTQAVMFCLMDVSGSMDQYKKSLAKRFFLLLYLFLSRNYERTDVVFIRHHTIAKEVDEEEFFYSRETGGTVVSSALVLMRDIIRARYPTQDWNIYAAQASDGDNWPEDSGNCRRLLDEEIMPWLRYYAYVEIDNDYPLGLWQEYEKVAQRWPNFAMQAIDSPADIYPVFRELFRKKGVDQ
- a CDS encoding PrkA family serine protein kinase, which translates into the protein MGIFDHYRDRYEATQEEEYTLQEYLEICRDDPSAYATPAERMLLAIGEPELVDTRLDPRLSRIFANKVLKRYPAFDEFYGMEETIEQIVAYFRHAAQGLEEAKQILYLLGPVGGGKSSLAEKLKSLMEKVPFYAIKGSPIHENPLGLFDPEEDGPILEDEYGIPRRYLKPIMSPWASKRLHEFGGDITRFKVVKLYPSILDQRAIAKTEPGDENNQDISSLVGKVDIRQLEHYSQDDPDAYSYSGGLCRGNRGIMEFVEMFKAPIKVLHPLLTATQEGNYKGTEGLPAIPFEGIILAHSNESEWQQFKNNKNNEAFLDRIYVVKVPYCLRVSEEVKIYDKLLRHSSLKDAPCAPHTLEMLAQFAVLSRLKEPENSSIYSKIRVYDGENLKDTDPCAKSYQEYRDFAGVDEGMEGLSTRFAFKILSKVFNFDHSEVAANPVHLLYVLEQQIVQEQFPPETEEKYLRYIKEFLIPRYIDFIGKEIQTAYLESYAEYGQNIFDRYVTYADYWIQDQEYRDPDTGEIFDRRALNEELEKIEKPAGISNPKDFRNEVVNFVLRARAKNGGQNPSWTSYEKLRRVIEKKMFANTEELLPVISFNAKASAEDKKKHEDFVNRMVEKGYTPKQVRLLCEWYLRVRKST